From a single bacterium genomic region:
- a CDS encoding ParB/RepB/Spo0J family partition protein, which yields MIRRGLGRGLDALIPGASAEAVGAASEIDVFRVMPNPFQPRRDIAGQEFDELVASVRKHGVLQPIVVRVQDGGYQLVAGERRWRAAKEAGLVTIPAVVKELGDREMLEIALVENLRREDLNAIERALAYRRLAEEFQMKQDEVADAVGSSRPAVANTLRLLDLPAEVQASIGHGRITEGHGRALLALLDPNTLLDVWKVVEERSLSVRETEAVVRARTRRVSRETSSRSGRRRDPQIVDLERQLRERYTTGAAIHGRGGRGTIELQYYSSQDLERLIDLLLR from the coding sequence ATGATTAGACGCGGACTCGGTCGTGGCCTCGATGCCCTCATCCCGGGGGCGTCGGCTGAAGCCGTCGGTGCCGCTTCGGAGATCGACGTTTTTCGCGTGATGCCAAACCCCTTCCAGCCGCGCCGGGACATCGCCGGCCAGGAGTTCGACGAGTTGGTGGCGTCTGTCCGGAAGCACGGTGTGCTCCAGCCCATCGTGGTGCGGGTCCAAGACGGAGGGTACCAGCTTGTGGCGGGCGAGCGGCGGTGGCGGGCGGCCAAGGAGGCCGGCCTCGTCACGATTCCTGCGGTCGTGAAGGAACTCGGCGACCGGGAGATGCTTGAGATCGCGCTGGTTGAGAACCTACGGCGGGAGGATCTCAATGCGATCGAGCGGGCGCTGGCCTACCGGCGGCTCGCCGAAGAATTCCAAATGAAACAGGACGAGGTCGCGGACGCTGTGGGCTCGAGCCGGCCGGCCGTGGCGAACACTCTCCGGCTGCTGGATCTTCCGGCGGAGGTTCAAGCATCAATCGGCCATGGCCGGATCACCGAAGGGCACGGCCGGGCGCTCCTCGCGCTTCTGGACCCGAATACGCTGCTCGACGTCTGGAAGGTGGTCGAGGAACGCTCCCTGTCGGTCAGAGAGACGGAGGCCGTGGTACGGGCGAGGACGCGTCGTGTTTCACGTGAAACATCGTCTCGCTCGGGGCGCCGCCGCGATCCACAGATTGTCGATCTCGAGCGGCAATTGCGGGAGCGCTATACGACCGGCGCGGCCATTCACGGAAGGGGTGGTCGCGGGACGATCGAGCTTCAGTACTACTCGTCCCAGGACCTGGAGCGGCTGATCGACCTGCTGCTCCGGTAA
- a CDS encoding PLP-dependent aminotransferase family protein: MEANVSSIQLARDSDVPIYRQLHAELAALIRSGRIAPGERLPSVRELARELAVSLITVVQAYQVLAADGLVQATVGRGTFAVIPATPAAAGNVSRETVHDQDALAWQSSLPVHLRAPRVAAMEALLKPAVRSNVIPLAGGIPDPTLFPVRALGRLWHRALAIEDPRFLQYGSPQGDQNLRGWVADHCGALGITARPEDVLITSGSQQAIDLVTRTLVAPGDHVLVESPTFLTALDILEGRGAKVIGVPVDADGMRVDLAASLIDRFQPRLIYTVPTAQNPTGTVMSDERRRRLVAMARQHNLLVLEDDSCSEFTYDNEPPPGIKAYDSGGHVLFARSFSKTVIPGLRVGCVVGQGPLMARLIEAKLVMDRFTSPLIQRTLWRYLSSKQYARDLRIATDTYRRRRDTVLRVLEASMPPGIEWTRPAAGFNLWITLPAEIPAREAFAEALKEGVACGLGDLFLPHTPPPSGLRLSFADKSEDILTEGIRRLSVALRRLMAGRAVPAPDQSEYMTTV, from the coding sequence TTGGAGGCAAACGTGAGCTCAATCCAACTGGCGCGGGATTCGGATGTGCCGATTTACCGCCAGCTACACGCCGAGCTCGCGGCGCTGATCCGATCGGGCCGGATAGCCCCTGGTGAGCGTCTCCCGTCGGTCCGCGAACTCGCACGTGAGCTCGCCGTAAGTCTCATCACGGTCGTGCAGGCCTATCAGGTGTTGGCCGCGGATGGGCTCGTGCAGGCCACTGTCGGCCGCGGAACGTTCGCCGTTATCCCTGCGACGCCAGCTGCAGCCGGCAACGTTTCACGTGAAACAGTCCATGATCAAGACGCGTTGGCCTGGCAATCATCGTTGCCCGTTCACCTGCGCGCGCCCCGCGTTGCGGCGATGGAGGCGCTACTGAAACCCGCCGTACGGTCCAACGTAATCCCTCTGGCCGGCGGGATTCCGGACCCGACGCTGTTTCCGGTGAGAGCGCTTGGCCGCCTGTGGCATCGGGCCCTTGCGATCGAAGACCCGAGGTTCCTACAGTACGGCTCTCCTCAGGGAGATCAAAACCTGCGAGGGTGGGTCGCGGACCATTGCGGAGCGCTAGGGATCACGGCGAGGCCCGAAGACGTGCTGATTACGTCCGGATCACAGCAGGCGATCGACCTGGTGACCAGGACCCTAGTGGCGCCTGGCGACCACGTGCTCGTCGAAAGCCCAACGTTCCTGACCGCGCTGGATATCCTCGAGGGCCGCGGCGCGAAGGTGATCGGTGTACCCGTGGACGCCGACGGCATGCGCGTCGACCTCGCCGCGTCGCTGATCGACCGGTTTCAACCCAGGCTGATCTATACGGTTCCGACCGCTCAGAATCCAACGGGAACGGTCATGAGCGACGAGCGCCGGCGGCGGCTCGTGGCCATGGCGCGCCAACATAATCTGCTCGTCCTTGAGGACGACTCCTGCAGTGAGTTCACCTATGACAACGAGCCCCCGCCGGGAATCAAAGCCTATGACTCCGGCGGGCACGTCCTGTTTGCCCGGAGCTTTTCCAAGACGGTCATCCCGGGACTTCGCGTCGGGTGCGTCGTCGGCCAGGGTCCGTTGATGGCCCGGCTGATCGAGGCGAAGCTGGTTATGGACAGGTTCACTTCGCCGCTGATTCAGCGGACACTCTGGCGCTATCTGTCATCGAAGCAGTACGCGCGCGATCTGCGAATCGCAACGGACACGTACCGGCGCCGGCGGGATACCGTACTCAGGGTCCTGGAAGCGTCGATGCCCCCGGGCATTGAGTGGACGCGGCCGGCCGCCGGGTTCAATCTCTGGATCACGCTGCCGGCTGAAATTCCGGCTCGGGAGGCCTTCGCCGAAGCGCTGAAGGAAGGCGTCGCCTGTGGGCTCGGTGATCTGTTTCTTCCGCACACTCCACCGCCGTCGGGGTTACGGCTTTCGTTCGCGGACAAATCGGAAGACATCTTGACCGAGGGCATCAGACGGTTGTCGGTCGCCCTTCGAAGGCTCATGGCGGGCAGGGCGGTCCCCGCCCCCGACCAATCGGAGTACATGACCACGGTGTAG